Genomic DNA from Puniceicoccales bacterium:
TTCCGCTGCCACCGGCGCATTTTTTGTCGGATCTTCTGGATCTGCCCCACCGCGATCGATGCTTAAAGCCTTTCCAAAATCCACATTCAAGAGACCAGATGGCATACTTTTTTCATCTTTTTTCCCCTCTGGCAGCCTACTTTTTGGATCTATGGGCTTTTCGCCAAGGCCTTCCAGCGCTCCACGATTGTTGGTCACCTGAACATTTCTTCCTTCATTGTTCACTATCTGAGAAAATTGCGATTCTGTCATAGTCATATGAATTTAACTTTTTTTTTACTTGTGGCAATCAATTACAGAAATAGAATTAGATTCGGTATGGAAAAACATTTGATAAGACGTTTAGCATCAGCATCTATTTTATTAGCATTAGCCATCGCGAGCCCTTTGACCAGGGCGGATATAAGCACACCAACTAAAACAAACGCAACTCCTTTGATCGCAATGAATAAAAACTCTAAAGTTTATTTGAATAGCATAAAATTTTCTAAAAATAGACTTCTGGTTGCCATGAAACGATGGGGAGAAATAAAAGTTACCATAACGGCAGAAGCCGGAAATCCAATCGATAAATGGGTCGATGATTGTAGGATAAAATTGTATATCGGCTACAACAACCTAGGAAAAGATGGAAGAATGCTGGCTTTTCAGTCATCTTGCAAAGTATTTACATTGCCAAATGCCACAGAACAAAATATGTATTTCTATCTCCCAGGAGATCTGAGAAAACGCTATAACCTAACAAAAGATCCTGATTTCTATGTAGTTAGGCTAACCATCGATGGCACGAAAATGCCGTTGGGCGAAAAGGAATGCAGCAAATCTTTGGAAACTCCTCAAAAAAGAGAGGAATTTTACAAAAAAATTAAAACCGAAGCCGATTTACTCATCTCAGGCCTCTATAATGCTAATCAATTGCCGCCCTATGCTGACATAAAAGTAGAAAAGCAACCAACTTTGCGCCGCACCGAATCAAGCAAAAATGTTTTGAGTAGTTTTTAGATATTTGTATATTTCACAGCAGTTTTGTTAACTTCTTCAGCAAGTGAGGCTTCCGATAAGTATCCATCCACATCGCAACCAAATGCCACTTTTTTAACCCGCAGCGTTGTCCTATCTCCGGTTAGCTCATTGACCATGGCAATTTCGCTCATTATCCAATTGCCATTGATCTTCTTAAATCTCAACAGATCCATTTTTTTAAGCAAAACATTTTGTTCATTAAAATACTCTACCCTTATTATCGTTCCGTAAGACGTACATAATGAGATACGTATATAACTAACATCGCCTAAACCAAAGGATTGAAATGGACCTGGCTCCAGTTTAAACTGTTGGGTTTTTAGACCAAGAACCTTCCTAGGCCCAAGGTAGGTACATTTATCCCAAAAAACAAACGAAAATCCTATATCTGCTGGCGTGAAAATGACTTCAGGAACCACAGGTTTATATATGTCACCACTCGACTTTTCAATGGGCTTAATCTCCCGGTTTGATTTCATAAATGACAAGCGGTATTGCATTAATTCCAACACCCAGAATGACTTACGAAACACCATAACAGGCCTATAGACATAAAAAATCGACGTTCTTTGCATTAGGTTGTGATGGCATAAC
This window encodes:
- a CDS encoding outer membrane lipoprotein-sorting protein, coding for MAHRSFAPVLSPKQANLELEKLRSQKLGNYSLIFDLEHRTKKSKKIIETCAMFGSEMAGSRAIRIDLPKQKTSLLLGSVNSPWPSMWLCHHNLMQRTSIFYVYRPVMVFRKSFWVLELMQYRLSFMKSNREIKPIEKSSGDIYKPVVPEVIFTPADIGFSFVFWDKCTYLGPRKVLGLKTQQFKLEPGPFQSFGLGDVSYIRISLCTSYGTIIRVEYFNEQNVLLKKMDLLRFKKINGNWIMSEIAMVNELTGDRTTLRVKKVAFGCDVDGYLSEASLAEEVNKTAVKYTNI